The stretch of DNA CAAGATGTGTCCGATGGATGGAGAGCCATACATGTTTTCCAGGTCTGACCAATGCAACCACCAATTGGGGAGAGATAACCAAATGTGTTCAAAAACCGAAAGAACCGTTTGTTGAATTGAAGAAAGGTTTAGAGCAGAAATGGTCAgacacagtgggttaactgacatGGAAGATGCACTCAATTCCTCCAAAAATGGGGCAATCACTCATCAGCTGATGCAATCCATACATGATGATTTGCGAAAAACATTTGTTTCCACAACTAATGACTGGGAGAGAAAATGTTATATAAAACAGACCAAACCATTATCAATTCCTATTGGACGAATGAAGATTGATGCAGGGGTGGGGATAGGCTCATTTGAACAACCTATTTTAGGCATTGATGTTATTATGCAACTTGACTCTCCGCTGAACATTTCTGAAGGGAAGGTGACGTGGCAAATTAGACAACTGTAGGGATCTACAGTTCAGAACCATGCTCTTTGGACTACAAAGAAAAATTTGTCTTGAACTTTAGATATGGAACCAGTGTGCTTGACAGGtgtcaaaacaatatcccattaGTAAGGAAGCTATGGCCGCTACAAAAGTAGTGATTAAAGATCTACGGTACATGGGTATAGTTGAAAAGACACCATGTGATCCAGCTACTCTGATGCTTCCTCCAGATACCACATTACTTGAACACGACTGTTGTGAGTTGGTTTTGGATCTGCTCTCTGATGGGTTTATTAAGAGCCATCCGTTGGAAAACCCTGAGTTCATGTTATACACAGACGGTTCAAGCATTGTGGAGGGAGGGTGTGAGGAAAATCACGATGGATACATGTCACTCATTGCAAGGTTGTCCATGTTGATGACAAAGAGGAGCCTGGAGAATAGAAAACTGATTGATTAGCAATTGGGGAACAATCTCGGGTAAAGAAGCATAGTAAGATAATCAGAACCTGATAAGCGTCTATGTTGTACACCGCAGTCGTCATATTGGGGATATCTAGGTGAAATGTCCAACTTTTTCCTGAAAATCAGGACATGCTTACTTAGGGAAATCTATGTGAAATATCAATTTCTCTTCAAACCAGGACATGTTACTTTCACTTATTTGTTTCCTTCATTACAGGTTATGAGAATCTACTGTCTGAAGCTGAAGCAATATTCCTTGATTCAAGGACTGTACTTGAAATGATACAAGATCACCGGTGAAGTGTTCATTAGAGAAGTCCTTATCAACCAGCGGAACTGAAGAAGAAGTCCTCACTACCGGCAGACTGTTAGAATATAATTTCTAATAGTTATCTATGTGGGACTGATACCAGTGTGGAAGAGCTGGTCACTTTTAAAGGACTTGGTGAATGACTACCTTGCCAATAGGACGATTGAGTATTATTGTCTTGTAGACAATTCTTTTTTTGTGATTTTCCTCCTGATACAGGACGTGGTAGGAATCATTACATCTGTTAATACTTGTTTCTATAACTTTGTTTGAAATCTATTTCTTATTGTAACAGCATGTAAAATATGCCCGTTGTGTTTTATAGAAATGCAAGGTGTTTCATGTGAATGACTTTATGCTTACAGCTAATGCTTTTTAGACTGTCTATTTTTTCACGTTttctaaaaatacatttaaagtatatttcttttattttttaaatggtctaGGGGGagaatattttgaagataaatGAAGATAAGTGAACTaaaacaacatccggtgaaatatctgacTCATTCTTCTATCCGAGACATGGCGATGCGCACGCGCTAGTCCTTTTGTGTGACAACTACAACTCCCACATTGCCGTTAATGCCGACCGGCGGATCCCCTCCTCCGTAACCAACTTCCCCAGTATTCAATCAAGAACCTCTACTCAAACAGCAGGCATGTCTGGGCTCATCAGAACTATTTCAACCCGCACTGCTCCAGCTCTGCGCGGACCTATGATTACCCAGAGGGCCAGTGTCTTCACCAGACCGGCTAAAGACCCTCTCGGCCCTGCTGTAAGTAATTGTACCTGTATTTTTCATACAGACAAGAAAATCATTAGTAGCTAGCTCGTCGTAGTAGCGGCATACATCCGTATGATGTTAGGCctgttagccagctaactaactaaatcTAGCGGCATTTTTATCAATTAATTGTCATAATTCCACTTTGGTGGGGTAACATCGCAACGAGTCACGAGTGTTGCATAGATGTCTTATTTTAGCCCCAAAAAATGTTGGACATTTTAGTTGGACTGGAAGGTCACGTTAACGTTAGCAAGCTAGGTCAGTTCGTGACAGGCAAGGATGCACAACTACCTTGCCAACGCCGGCTGACACTGTCAGATCGCGGTTGTGTTTTGTGGCTATATACCCTTGATAGGAAACTATAGGTATTCATAATGTAAAAGTGTATTCTATTATTGCTATTGTGATCATTTGCTAACGCTTTATTGCGTTAATCTCCAAGGTCGTGTTAGCTATGTAGCTACTTTAGCTAGTTAGGTAACATTGCTAGTCACCGATGATTCAGCACATGACATTGAGCCTCAATTTGAGGCAATCTGTTCTATACATTTGATCATTCTGTAACGTTACTCAACATGGCACCTTGCCTGGAATAATGTAACCATGTTTgcgctctctccctttctgtagGAGACAGTCATCGGACTGGGGATGTTCGCAGTGGCTATCCTGGGACCTTCCGGCTGGGTTCTCGCCAACATTGAGAACTACAAGAAGAAAGAATAACTTAACATGTCTTAACTGGGACGTCCCGTACATTCTCTACTTACTCAAGACCCTCCTGGGACCAATCACTTCAAAAAAACTCCTCTTAAAAACATGGAACAAATCCCCAACCTCCATGAACTACCTCTTCACTCCAGTCTGAGTGTCTGCCAATAGAATGGCTGCACAACATCAAGATTTGTGAATTTGAATTGGCTTCTTCAAACAAGGAGTATGTTACAATAATGATAATAAACATATTTAAACTTTAAAATGGTCTAGTATCAAATGTGCATGTTAAGTGATTCTCATTAATGCCAACACCACCCATTAAATAGAATAGAAAGAAATGTCTGTTTAATATCAGTGGCCACCAACAGTATATCAGGTTCTTTCTGCTTTACTATGGGTATATACCAAGATATTAACCATTTCACATACCTGCAACAATGTTATTTTTGGGTTATGATGTAAGTACTGTAGCACTGATACTCTTGAAAGGGTCAAGATTTCATCCAGCCCCTATCAATACCACCATCTGTTGGCCAGTAGCTGCTATTACAATATAATACGCTGCCATAGACATTTATATAATATGGTGCATTGGTTTTTATTGTGCATCTTTGTGCTATGTCAGTTATTGAGACAAGGAGTTTGCTTTTATTTGGCTCAGTTTAATTTGTTAGTGTAGATTTGGATTTCATATCTAAGTCTGTGCGTTTGAAAATATCTACAGAGTTGTGCTCCTATGGACCCCTAAAGTACTTATTGAATATGCCCGTCTCGTATTTAACACTAATGCCATCTGGTTAAAACATAAAAAGGAGTCAAGATGTTTGTTTACTTCATAAACTAAATTAATCTATTGTAATTACTTAAATGATCATAGTGGAAAATGATCTGATGCATCACGATGAACTGAAATGAGGGCATCAAAGAAACGTTTTAGTGCGTGATCGCTGTTCAACTCTGCTTTGTCACAGAAAGGAGGGTTGAAAATGTCAGGTTCCTCCAGTCCGAGCACCATGTCATAGAAAGTCATACTGAGGATCAAAAAGACAGGTGGTCACAAAAGGCTCTTTCGCAATTCATTTCTCTCTATTCCTCACATCCCTTTTCCTCACCTTCTCAAACCACATTGACCCAAGGATCTTCCCCTGAGCCATGGCTCCTGTAGCACCAAACCCTTTGAAGGTAAGTGGTACACAGTCTCCATTTCAGGATGTTTTGTCTGATTTAACACTCATTAAACATGAACCTTGTTTGAGCCTTCCTCATGAGTTATTGCAGTTGTAAAGCATAAAGCAGGTGTAATATGCAAttaaaaaaaagccattgcttaaataaaataatatgcaaacatgtttggtgtttgccaaaaggcacttggGAGACTCCATAAAcctatggaagaaggtactctggtcagataaaACAAATTGAGaattttggccatcaaggaaaacgctatgtatGGCGCAAACCCAACCCCATCGGCAGGGGCtggaaaactggtcagaattgaaggaatgatggatggctctaaatacagggaaattcttgaggggaaacctctttcagtcttccagagatttgagactggcatggatgttcaccttccagcaggacaatgaccctaagcatactgctaaagcaacattcgagtggtttaaggggaaatatttaaatgtcttggaatggcctagtcaaagcccagacctcaatcctattgagaatctgtggtatgacttaaagattgctgtacaccagtggaacccatccaacttgaaggagcagttttgccttgaagaatgggcaggaATCCtggtggctagatgtgccaagcttatagagacaccccaagatacttgcagttgtaattgctgcaaaaggtggctctacaaagtattgactttgggggggatgaatagttatgcacgcttaagttttccgttttttttgtcttatttcttgtttgtttcacaaaaaaaaatattttgcatcttcaaagtgtgtaatgttgtgtaaatcaaatgatacaaccttgaattaaactttttttttagggggggttgtaaggcaacaaaagagGAACAAttaggggtgaatacttttgccaGCCTCTGTATTGCCTAAACATAAACCTTTCAataaagaatatagatgaaatgATCTATAAGATCGACATACAGGGCAGGATCCTTTAGTCAAGGCACAATGACTTTATCATACTTAAGTCTCTTCGAAAAATAAATGTTATACAA from Oncorhynchus kisutch isolate 150728-3 linkage group LG28, Okis_V2, whole genome shotgun sequence encodes:
- the LOC109872825 gene encoding cytochrome c oxidase subunit 8B, mitochondrial, with the translated sequence MSGLIRTISTRTAPALRGPMITQRASVFTRPAKDPLGPAETVIGLGMFAVAILGPSGWVLANIENYKKKE